One Staphylococcus ratti DNA segment encodes these proteins:
- the lip gene encoding YSIRK-targeted triacylglycerol lipase, whose translation MKLKLLDKFIYLSIALLITSLITAPIGNAMTTSSGNTYGVNQSNSNNQNFYKNKAPIILVPGFNSYVDDKKPSYLAKYWGGTKYDIPQNLEKSGYRTFEADIGALSSNYERAVELYYFIKGGRVDYGAAHAKKYGHKRYGATYEGVYPEWSPEKPVHLVSHSMGGQTIRMLEHLLRYGSQEEIKYHKVHGGKASDLFRNKTDTQILSMTTLSAPHNGTYASDELGNEAFVKQCFYLYVVLKGNANSRVNFGLDQWGLRQKKGESSSDYAKRVMHSKIWKTKDHGFYDLTTEGARKINQQTNINPKIYYTSYAAEATHKNIMGKYKADYSMFFPLVLTANVIGKVSDTSWRENDGLISITSAQHPYNQPFKKAGPKQEKGIWQVMPTLHDWDHADLVGQDEVDTNRTKEELEDMYKNIAERLVQAEKSKSGEEQ comes from the coding sequence ATGAAGTTAAAGCTTTTAGACAAATTTATTTATCTAAGTATTGCATTATTAATAACATCATTGATTACTGCACCTATAGGAAATGCAATGACAACATCTAGTGGAAATACGTACGGTGTGAATCAAAGTAATTCGAATAATCAAAACTTTTACAAGAATAAGGCACCTATCATTCTTGTACCTGGTTTTAATTCTTATGTTGATGATAAAAAACCTTCATATTTGGCAAAATATTGGGGGGGAACAAAATATGATATACCTCAAAATTTAGAAAAATCAGGTTATCGTACATTTGAAGCAGATATTGGAGCACTCTCAAGTAATTACGAAAGGGCAGTTGAATTATACTATTTTATCAAAGGCGGTCGTGTAGACTACGGAGCAGCTCATGCCAAAAAATATGGGCATAAAAGGTATGGGGCAACGTATGAGGGTGTATATCCTGAATGGAGTCCTGAAAAGCCCGTTCATCTCGTTTCACATAGTATGGGGGGACAAACAATTCGCATGTTAGAACACTTATTGCGATATGGTTCTCAGGAGGAAATAAAATATCATAAAGTTCATGGTGGAAAAGCGTCTGACTTATTCCGAAATAAAACGGACACGCAAATACTTAGTATGACAACGTTAAGTGCCCCGCATAATGGCACATATGCTTCTGATGAATTAGGGAATGAGGCTTTTGTAAAACAATGTTTTTACCTCTATGTTGTATTGAAAGGAAATGCTAATTCTCGTGTGAATTTTGGATTAGATCAATGGGGTTTACGTCAGAAAAAAGGTGAATCTAGTAGTGACTACGCTAAAAGAGTGATGCATTCTAAGATTTGGAAAACAAAAGATCATGGCTTCTATGATTTAACAACTGAAGGAGCAAGGAAAATCAACCAACAAACGAACATTAACCCTAAAATATACTATACATCGTATGCAGCAGAAGCTACGCATAAAAATATAATGGGAAAATACAAAGCAGATTACAGTATGTTTTTCCCACTTGTTTTGACAGCGAATGTGATAGGCAAGGTTAGCGATACGTCTTGGAGAGAAAACGATGGATTAATTTCTATAACGTCAGCACAACATCCATATAACCAGCCTTTTAAAAAAGCTGGACCTAAACAGGAGAAAGGTATTTGGCAAGTAATGCCAACATTACATGATTGGGATCATGCAGATTTAGTTGGACAGGATGAAGTTGATACTAACCGTACAAAAGAAGAATTGGAAGATATGTATAAAAATATAGCAGAACGCTTAGTACAAGCTGAAAAATCTAAAAGTGGAGAGGAGCAATAA